The Schistocerca cancellata isolate TAMUIC-IGC-003103 chromosome 4, iqSchCanc2.1, whole genome shotgun sequence genome contains a region encoding:
- the LOC126184173 gene encoding probable serine/threonine-protein kinase kinX, which produces MTAREYGVCEGDADASLESFTSQGRGKENEQEERVLKNAETGNKMAKVKVEEPDAEEDLTAGEELEKEESDELFMDIEIQENKVKVEEPEAEEDLTEGEELEKEELDELFVDIEIQENKVKVEEPEAEEGQTEGEELEREESDELIVDIEIEENKVKKEEIEEEA; this is translated from the coding sequence AATACGGGGTATGTGAAGGTGATGCAGATGCATCGTTGGAGTCTTTTACAAGCCAGGGAAGGGGAAAAGAAAATGAGCAAGAAGAGAGAGTGCTGAAGAATGCAGAGACAGGAAACAAGATGGCAAAGGTGAAGGTAGAGGAGCCAGATGCGGAGGAAGATCTGACAGCGGGAGAGGAGCTAGAGAAGGAGGAATCGGATGAGTTGTTTATGGACATTGAGATACAGGAGAACAAGGTGAAGGTAGAGGAGCCAGAAGCAGAGGAAGATCTGACGGAAGGAGAGGAGCTAGAGAAGGAGGAATTGGATGAGTTGTTTGTGGACATTGAGATACAGGAGAACAAGGTGAAGGTAGAGGAGCCAGAAGCAGAGGAAGGTCAGACGGAGGGAGAGGAGCTAGAGAGGGAGGAATCGGATGAGTTGATTGTGGACATTGAGATAGAGGAGAACAAGgtgaagaaagaggagatagaggaggag